GATTACTACAACTACATGAACACAACCCACCTCATACATGATTACTACAACTACATAAACACAACCCACCTCATACATGATTACTACAACTACATGAACACAACCCACCTCATACATCAAAACGTGGATTACAAAAAGTTGTAGGCTCTTCCGACATCCCCTAAGACTTACGTCATTTTGAAACATCCTTAAAACGTATCATTAAAAAGTTTGATCAGGGGTTGTAAGTATTCAAGTAAATATCCTTGGGAAAGTGATGATGATCAATGTGGaatgtaaaaatacatttttaagtaCAAAAAGTACAATCAACCTCCATTTGCAGGAGAAAAGTGAAAGTTGAAAAAATTGCACTTAGCTAAATCTCAGCAGAACACTTGCATAAATATGCTGCATAATCAGCCAGAATAAGAAAACACCTGTCGTCCTTCCAAGCTACTACTTTCCATCACCCTTAATCAATACATTTTCCCTACTTCTCCTTCATATTTAACAATCACCAGCTGTTTCTCTTGGCAGTATTCTCAGAATGTTTTGAGTCTTTTATATGCTTGGCCTGCCTGAGGAACTGGTCTGCTTTCCTCAGCTTCTCCATGGCTCTGGCTAGCAGCTCCTCCGGCGACCTGTCCTCCAGGCTATTGCCCTCCGCTAGGGCCGAGTTCTGCCCAACCTCGGTGCTCCCTTTGGGGACGACGCTCCCCAGGAGCTCCTCTGTATTTTCCAGCTTCAGGGCCACTTCATTTTCAAGATCTGTTAAGTTTTGAGGACCCACGGTGGCCTTTGTCACGGACACGTCTGTGATTGGCTGTTTCATGTTTTCACCCAATGAGGCCTCAGAGAGGAGATCCCCCAAAGAGGTGGACATGAGCTTGGCTAAGGGTTTGAAGGGGATGGGGGGACAATGGGAGGCCTGACTGACCCTCATCTGGAGGAAGGTGGAGTGTAGGCCAGAGTGATTGTCCTGGGGGGTCTGGGTCGTAGAAGGGCAGTCCTCCACAGTGCTGAGTCCCAAGCTACCAGGGTTCTCCGTGTCTCCGTCTTCATCCATCAGCGCGTCCAGGCCAGCTTGGCTGCCCATTAGGGCAGCGGTGGAGGCTGCCAAAGTGTCCCTGCTCTCTGACCATTCTTCATCGACATCGATGTCCGAGTGTTGGCCGCTGTCGACTGACTTTTCCTCTTCACGCTCACTCTTCTTTTCCGGGGAGAGGTGGCAGGACATGGGGCTGGAGCAGGAGCTGTCTGGCTCAGggtcactcagagagagaactaCGACTGGGAACTCAGACTTAGTTTCAACGACCACAGGAACTTTCAGGTCCTCTGTTTCTTCAGTTGGACTGGTTGTGGTCACCATGGCTGGTGTTGGTGAAGTGATAGAGTTGAGtttctctcctggtgtggtggtgatgatgatgttctTGGTTTTGTCTGTCGCTTGGTTCTTAGGCTCGCTTAGGTGGACGTCTTGAGGCACCACCACTGctttgggaggagggaggacgaCAGGCTTCTTCTTTGTGGGAGGTCTGGGAGGGCCAGGGCTCTTTTTGATTGGCTCCGGTGTCTGAACTGACGGCGTTACTGTGAGTTGGGAAGACTTCATTGTCTGAGGTTCTTCATTGGGGGATATATCCACTCCACCACTAGGGGCAGACTCTTGTTCTTGAGCCATGGGCTTGGCAACTTTCTGCGTCTCTTCTTCTAATGTGGTGGTGGTGACCTCTGGGTGGTCAGTCACAGAGGGTTCAACTTTGACCTCTAGGGGGGTCATGGGTGTTGTAAGCTGAGAGGAAGGAGACTCCTCATCCTCAGCCCCCTCAAGGATACTGCTTTGTTGAACGTCAGATGCAATCGTTTCAGaaccctcttcctccttctcctctacttCATCCTCTTCACCTTTCTTCCTCATCCCACTAGCCTCCTTTGTACTCTCCTGCACGGCTGTCTGAGTGGGCTTCTTGTCTTTGGATGGTGGGGTGGGCGGCCTGTGTTCCTGGCTGGATTGGGAGGCCTTGGCCAGGTTGTCTGTGGAGCCGCCGATTGGTTTGCCGGGAGGGGTGGGCGGTGGTGCTGACTCAAAGCCCTGCTCTGGGCTGCCCTCGGGGCTGGTGTTCCTGGGGGGTTGATCTCCGGCTGGAGCAGTGGGCTTGGCCTCTTTGGAGGGTGGCATGGGCGTCTTCAGGACcttggaatcaaatcaaatgttatttactTAACATTTTTCATATGGTTGTTACAACACATTGTAAAATACATGGAAAGAAGAGGGTAAAACAACAAATGATATGCACCTTTTTTTCAGGGCTGGTCTCCCCAGGTGGTTGGTCCTCGGCAGACACTGTGGGCTTGGCCTCTTTGGAGGGCGGCATAGGAGGCTTCAGGACCTGGACAAATGAAtaacaatgtttgtgtgtgcgtgtgcgtgtgttcacCACAGACGTGTGTGTGGATGCGTTTGTACATGCGTactacaggaggttggtggcaccttaattggggaggacgggctctggagtggaatgagtggaatggtatcaaatatagccattattatgagccgtcctcccctcagcagcctccactgatgtgcaTGTGAAACAGAATATGTACGATAATGTTTTAAAAATGCAACCTTTTTCTCTGGGCTTCTGTCAGTGCTAGTCTCATCAGGGAGTTGGTCCCCTGCAAAAGCAGCAGCCGTCTCGGCCTCTTTGGAGGGCGGCATGGGGGGCTTCAGGACCTTCTGGGGACTGGGCTCCGTTTCAGATGGCAGACCTTCGTCAGGGCTCTGGGTGGTCTGACACTCCTCTGGGGCCTCGCTGGGTTTGGACGTGGGGGGCATCGGGGGCTTCACAGACTTTTTGGGAGTCTCAGTGGTGTCTGTGGTGATCTGGTGTGTCCCGTTGGGGATGCTGGCATCCACCACATCCAGGTCATGCCGGAGAATGCCGTCTGATGAGACGTTGGCAACCTGGAAGATGAGGGGAGGGGTTTAACAGACATCTTATTCCAATGAATTCTATAAACACATAGTACAACATGATGCATTTAGCAGCATCACACACTAGCACTAAGCACTATGTTgcagatcaaacacacacacacacctctttcatGTGTATCCTGGTCGGTGGTCTTCTGTTACGGTTTCCTTTCGGCCTTGTGCGTGTTGCGTGCTCCAACTGACTGGTCTCATCTACCTTCACCTGGGACAAAAAAAAGGAATGGTTTGATATTGGAGCacggggcagggtagcctagtggttagagcattggactagtaaccgaaaggttgtaagttcaaatccccgagctgacaaggtacaaatctgtcgttctgcccctgaacaggcagttaacccactgttcctaggccgtcattgaaaataagaatttgttcttaactgacttgcctagtaaaataaaggtaaataaaaaacaCGAGTGTCAAACACCACTAGTTTCTAGGGGTTCCAAACATGTCTTGTTCCTGGAATTGTATTGAAGATAGTGCTTatactagcctggtcctagatcatgTTTggaatgaccataggagttggcaagacaacacaaaccgatctgggaccaggctatgctTATACCACACTGGTTACGAAACATGCTTTTCAGCATTAAGGAAAACACTTCACCTCGTCAAATATCTTATTCTTTGCTCTGTTGATGCCGTCACTAAAGGCCTTAATCCAAGCCTCCTTCTCCTCCGGGTTCTGAGCCTGGAACTTGACATCATGGACCTGGGAACCAGGAGAACACAGAGCTTAGAACATTAGAACAAAGGCACAGAACCTGGAGAGCTGTCAATCATTCCTTAATTACTATAAAACCTAGAATGAAAAGAAAACACTGTCACTAACCAAGGTGCTGTAATCAAACAGCCAAAGCCAAAGAATGTATGTTAATTGTGCCATTTAGTTCTCCGCCTAAACAACTTGGGTCCACCACTGACGTAATAATTAGAAACAGGGAATTATGAATACATTGCTGAGTGCCAACCTTAGAATAGCGCTGGAGATAACTACATAATCCAATACTACAGAATTCCTATCAAACATTTTCAACAGAGAATTCTTGCTGTCAAATAAATGTCAAAACCAGGAAAGAGGAAAAAAACAGATCTACAAAACCACTGTTCAAACCTAGGGCCAGGATGGAGAATAGAATTTAGATTAAGGATCAGAAAGGTCTGAATCTACAAAACCACTGTTCAAAACTAGGGCCAGGATGGAGAATAGAATTTAGATTAAGGATCAGAAAGGTCTGAATCTACAAAACCACTGTTCAAAACTAGGGCCAGGATGGAGAATAGAATTTAGATTAAGGATCAGAAAGGTCTGAATCTACAAAACCACTGTTCAAAACTAGGGCCAGGATGGAGAATAGAATTTAGATTAAGGATCAGAAAGGTCTGAATCTACAAAACCACTGTTCAAAACTAGGGCCAGGATGGAGAATAGAATTTAGATTAAGGATCAGAAAGGTCTAGAATCTACAAAACCACTGTTCAAAACTAGGGCCAGGATGGAGAATAGAATTTAGATTAAGGATCAGAAAGGTCTGAATCTACAAAACCACTGTTCAAAACTAGGGCCAGGATGGAGAATAGAATTTAGATTAAGGATCAGAAAGGTCTGAATCTACAAAACCACTGTTCAAAACTAGGGCCAGGATGGAGAATAGAATTTAGATTAAGGATCAGAAAGGTCTGAATCTACAAAACCACTGTTCAAAACTAGGGCCAGGATGGAGAATAGAATTTAGATTAAGGATCAGAAAGGTCTGAATCTACAAAACCACTGTTCAAACCTAGGGCCAGGATGGAGAATAGAATTTAGATTAAGGATCAGAAAGGTCTGAATCTACAAAACCACTGTTCAAAACTAGGGCCAGGATGGAGAATAGAATTTAGATTAAGGATCAGAAAGGTCTGAATCTACAAAACCACTGTTCAAACTAGGGCCAGGATGGAGAATAGAATTTAGATTAAGGATCAGAAAGGTCTGAATCTACAAAACCACTGTTCAAACCTAGGGCCAGGATGGAGAATAGAATTTAGATTAAGGATCAGAAAGGTCTGAATCTACAAAACCACTGTTCAAACCTAGGGCCAGGATGGAGAATAGAATTTAGATTAAGGATCAGAAAGGTCTGAATCTACAAAACCACTGTTCAAAACTAGGGCCAGGATGGAGAATAGAATTTAGATTAAGGATCAGAAAGGTCTGAATCTACAAAACCACTGTTCAAAACTAGGGCCAGGATGGAGAATAGAATTTAGATTAAGGATCAGAAAGGTCTGAATCTACAAAACCACTGTTCAAAACTAGGGCCAGGATGGAGAATAGAATTTAGATTAGGATCAGAAAGGTCTGAATCTACAAAACCACTGTTCAAAACTAGGGCCAGGATGGAGAATAGAATTTAGATTAAGGATCAGAAAGGTCTGAATCTACAAAACCACTGTTCAAAACTAGGGCCAGGATGGAGAATAGAATTTAGATTAAGGATCAGAAAGGTCTGAATCTACAAAACCACTGTTCAAAACTAGGGCCAGGATGGAGAATAGAATTTAGATTAAGGATCAGAAAGGTCTGAATATACAAAACCACTGTTCAAAACTAGGGCCAGGATGGAGAATAGAATTTAGATTAAGGATCAGAAAGGTCTGAATCTACAAAACCACTGTTCAAAACTAGGGCCAGGATGGAGAATAGAATTTAGATTAAGGGAATAGAATTTAGATTAAGGATCAGAAAGGTCTGAATCTACAAAACCACTGTTCAAAACTAGGGCCAGGATGGAGAATAGAATTTAGATTAAGGATCAGAAAGGTCTGAATCTACAAAACCACTGTTCAAAACTAGGGCCAGGATGGAGAATAGAATTTAGATTAAGGATCAGAAAGGTCTGAATCTACAAAACCACTGTTCAAAACTAGggccagtatggagaatagaATTGAGATTGCGTATCAGAAAGGGCTGAATCTAATAAACCACTGTACAAAACTGCGGAGTTAAGAAACTATAGGCCCAGGGTGGAAATAATCAAATATGTAAGAATAGGACAGAAAGGAGatacattctattctattcagagCACTGAGTACAACAGATTAGAGCGAGAAACTAAAAGCTCTGTCTCGGTGGCAGTTCTGGGACATGCACTGGCTGAACTAGTCTGAAGACCATCTTTGTTCCTTTTGACATACCTTCTACTGAGGCCAAGCCAGAGAGCTAAACAGGGTTACCAGGGAGGGAGTGCAGGGGCATCCAAGTAGCTCTTAACATCCTGGTCAAACCCTCTCTGTCCATTCACACTGAACGACAACAGCGCCAACTCAAAACTACAATACTGTATCTTTAGAAGCTAAACTACAAATAGCTTTTAAAGCGCCATAAAACAGCTGTGTAAATGCAATGCATCACAGAACATGCAAATATCCACAGCTTTGAGCagaaattatgacaaatgttttacaTAGACATTTCTTTGTTAGTGTTTGTGGACTTTGGAGTCTGTATTACAGGGGTGTCTGGTGAATTTTAAATAGGTTTCTACTTTCTACGGGCCAAAAGCTGACTGTTGTTCcatccagacctgggttcaactaCTATTTGAAATATTGAAAATAATTTGAGCGTTGGAGTCGGCCTGGTGCAGAGTGCCAGGTGGGAAGGGTTTGCTCTTCACTATTGGTTCCATGGCAACAGGCAATGGAACCAAGCACAtataaagtatttgaaagtatttcaaatagaatttgaacccaggtctggttccATCCGCTCAGCATTGAGCTCTCTGCTGTTTCAGGTGACCCGGCGACCAGACAGAGACCGAAATAAAAGTTGGCAAACCAAATGCGTGGAAAGCCCTTTGGTTTGTCTTGAGAGTGCTAGGGCCAGCACAACCAACTGCTTACTTCACACAATTCTCTCTGATAAAAACCTCCTTCCTAAAGAAACCAAAACCAAACAGGAAACTAGAGTGCACAAAAACAACAAGTAGGTTGCATCCTGGAATATGTTGATTTAAGAAATACACAAAAACTAAAGTGTCACCTGGGACAGTGTGggtctgtgtatgtatgtatgtgtgtgtgtgtggtggtgggggggggcagTGGGACAAATATTTCGCACCATAACAACAAATGCGTCGATCGAACCACAGCAAACATTATTAACGCGTCTCCTTAGTTTCATTATCTTCAGGGTTCCCCACTGACTAAATCTTCCAGCGacataatgaaagttcacagatgTTTACTTTTGTTcctctttgtttgtttttgtaaaaACTTTATTTATACAGCCTATTGTTCAAGTGGTGTGCTTGGTGTTCATGAAGGAGGTGTGGCATCCGGTGTCTTGCTAGGGCCCAGTATATGTAAGACCCTTAACAGATGCTTAACAACGTCTATCTAGCCTCCAAAACCAACCCCAGCAGAATTACATGTAGACGTTCTCTATTGTCTGGTGGAGTGTGGGACTTTCTCTATTTTATCAAGTTTATTATGTTTGTTTGCACCCTGCTGACATTTTTGAGTGCATGTCAGATATATTCATACTACATACAGACCAACATAGCCTCCTGACTCTAGGAAGTGTGTCAAAACCCAGTTTAAAGCCCAGTTCCAGAGCCAGAACCACAGAGAACCTGACGTGTTCAGTGTTTAATGGAAGTGTACAGGCCAGCATATAGTTCAACTCCAAAAGTCTTTCCAAGCTGTTGAGGGCTGCTGCATTAAAATAAAGCTGTGGGCTGAGCAGTCTGACTCACACTCCTCTCCTGCCTGGTCACTGTATTTAGGACAGGGGAAAaagtgacacacgcacacacacacacacacacacacacacacacacacacacacacacacacacacacacacacacacacacacacacacacacacacacacacacacacacacacacacacacacacacagaccccccttCCTCTGACATCTGCTCAAGTTGTGGCGTTGGCCAACTCTCCAGTCTCCTCATTTGTTAGTAATACATTCTATTTCACCCCTTTGGAATCTTCCACATTTCTTGAGACTTTTTCCACTGTCCTTGATCTGGGCCAAGGGGACCTCAGCTCCACCTGCACACATTCATACAGTCCTAAATGCTTTCAATATGAAATAGGCCCTCCTGTATCAGTCCATCCATTCCCTCTTGTATCAGTCCATCCATTCCCTCTTGTATCAGTCCATCCATTCCCTCCTGTATCAGTCCATCCATGCCCTCCTGTATCAGTCCATCCATGCCCTCCTGTATCAGTCCATCCATTCCCTCCTGTATCAGTCCATCCATGCCCTCCTGTATCAGTCCATCCATGCCCTCCTGTATCAGTCCATCCATTCCCTTACCATCTGAAATCTCCAACTTCTCAAATTCAGGGGTTATGATGAAGAGTGACCCagaactgtgtgtgcgtgtgcatgtgtgttaatgtgtgtgtgtatctcataatcacacagtcagtaacacataGGAGGGACTGGGGCTTTAACCTATAGGAGGGACTGGGGCTTTAACCTATAGGAGGGACTGGGGCTTTAACCCATAGGAGAGACAGGAGCTTTACCCCGATAGCTGGGACTGGGGCTTTAACCCAGAGGAGGGACTGGGGCTTTAACCCATAGGAGGGACTGGGCCTTTAAAGTATAGGAAGGACTGGAGCTTTAACCCATTGGTGGGACTGGGGCTTTAACCCATAGGAGGGACTGGGGCTTTAACCTATAGGAGGGACAGGAGCTTTACCCCGATAGCTGGCACTGGGGCTTTAACCCATAGGAGGGACTGGGGCTTTAACCCATAGGAGGGACTGGGGCTTTAACCCATAGGAGGGACTGGGCTTTAACCCATAGGAGGGACTGGGGCTTTAACCCATAGGAGGGACTGGGGCTTTAACCCATAGGAGGGACTGGGGCTTTAACCCATAGGAGGGACTGGGCTTTAACCCATAGGAGGGACTGGGGCTTTAACCCATAGGAGGGACTGGGGCTTTAACCCAGAGGAGGGACTGGGGCTTTAACCCAGAGGAGGGACTGGGGCTTTAACCCATAGGAGGGACTGGGGCTTTAACCCATAGGAGGGACTGGGGCTTTAACCCATAACAGATGCTGGATCTGATCCATTTCCTCTGGTGATGAAGAGTTGAGGCCTACATACCAACCAGGTCTGGTTTAGCAATACACCCCTGTCATCGCTCATGGATTTTGACTGTAGTAAGTAccaggttggggtcaattccatttcaatttatTCTCATTACTTTTGTATTGTGGACAATTGGAATGAAATAGGATTTtctgtttacttcctgaatttaaatggaattgacctgaACCGTGCTGTTTAGCATGTTTGCCTTGAAACCAGAAGGTTGTGAGATTGATAGTAAATGGTTCTTTGCCCCTGCCTCTATGGGTTATTTacgccacagacagacaggcaggcagacaggcacacacagacagacaggcaggcagacacacacacagattagtaggcaggcaggcaggcaggcaggcaggcaggcagacagacagacacagacagacaaacagacagactctTCAAAGACAACCTCTTCTATGGCCGGCCTGTTAGCATACTGCATCCACCTCTGTGAAGCCTCAAGGCCTTGAAAGCCCATAATTACACTCTCTGGCCGCTTTGATAATCACTGAGCAGTGGTGCCACACATATCTGCagtctcagagagagaaagaccaaacCTGCTGACTTCAAGGGTAAGAGCTTGTCACCTTTCCAAGCGAGAAAATTGTTCAGAGGTTTTAAACTTTAACATTTCAGAATCTACAGTTTAGTGTCTAAAGTTTAGTTGAGTGAATAAGCACAAAGCTTTATACACACTGAAGACAAGCTGGAGACTAACTAAGATATTGAATGAAGGGTCTTAGTTATATGATACTTTAGTCCAGATCAGTTTGTCAGTTTCTTTCATACCATGGAGCAGCAAGCTTTGGACCAACTCTGACCGGGAACACCTACTGATTTTTTTCTATTTGACCTCCACTCCCACTTTTCAGAGGTCAACTTGACCTCTTGAATTAAAACAATCACTTGAGAATTGACTAAATCTCTGTGAGCTGACTATCTGACTGACCGGTCAGCATTCTTCCATGGGCCACAGACTGGAGGTTGAGAAACACTTTGTCTGGACGACTGACAGTCCAACTCAGCTCATTTTCCCAGATCGCTCTCCTTTGTGTCCGTTAAGAAATAGCTCAAGACAAGCCTTGCTGATGATGACATCACTATGTGACAGAATCTGCCTTCTGAGTTTCAACCATAGAATGTGAGTCAGTAGAACAGACATTTCCATTCAAATTGACATTTGGAATGTTTGAATAATTGATGCATTGCACATGTATGAGGAGCTTTGTCCGTTTGATCAATTTCTCATTCTATGGTTTTCTCATCACAGGCCAACATTACATATGGCTGTTTCATTTACAGTAATGCTCCTGACATAAATGAACCTCTGGGAGTAGACCTGGGttttagctgtgcttgattgagctttccTGGTACAATGGAAACAATGGAACATTCCCAAAAGTGCAATCCCCGCTCATCTGGCAATCCTGggtttcaaatattatttgttttctttcaaaaacattaaGAGTTTGATCGAAAACCAAGGCTGGTTTTCGATCAAACTCttaatgtttttgaaagaaaacaaataatatttgaaaccCAGGTTTGCCAAGCAAACAGACAGACCTATTGATTCAGAGATTCAGAGACATGTCTCTCTGCTCGCTTACAAGGTTGTGAAATAGTGCTCACCTTATTCCCTGATTTGGCCGCTCGTATCAACACCAGTCTATTCTTCTTCGTGAAGGCGCTCCTCAACTCGTGACACTTATCGTAGTTTTCCAGGTCCACTTTCTCCAAGTAGGTCGCAAGGTCCTGCACCAAAGAGGCAGAACGTTGTTTACTCTAAAGGGCAAATTGCACCTTTAATTAACTGACGTTCTATTCCAGaagaacgtgtgtgtgtttaatgtttaTAAATCTGCCAGGTGGAAATTGAAGGACTACTGAGTGTTTATGGAAATAGTTATTAAAAGTGAAAGAGAACAGGACATCATCTGACAGACATGCATACAATGCATTGATACAGGATATCATCTGACagacatgcaataaaatgcattgATACAGGATATCATCTGACAGACATGCATACAATGCATTGATACAGGATATCATCTGACAGACATGCATACAATGCATTGATACAGGATATCATCTGACAGACATGCATACAATGCATTGATACAGGATATCATCTGACAGACATGCATACAATGCATTGATACAGGATATCATCTGACAGACATGCATACAATGCATTGATATAGGATATCATCTGACAGACATGCATACAATGTATTGATATAGGATATCATC
Above is a window of Oncorhynchus tshawytscha isolate Ot180627B unplaced genomic scaffold, Otsh_v2.0 Un_contig_8142_pilon_pilon, whole genome shotgun sequence DNA encoding:
- the plekho2 gene encoding cell surface glycoprotein 1; the protein is MEDEVKEDPTRPNEDPTRSKETMSTWKAGWVKKASGRFLASYKDRYIQVERTELVVYENEDLATYLEKVDLENYDKCHELRSAFTKKNRLVLIRAAKSGNKVHDVKFQAQNPEEKEAWIKAFSDGINRAKNKIFDEVKVDETSQLEHATRTRPKGNRNRRPPTRIHMKEVANVSSDGILRHDLDVVDASIPNGTHQITTDTTETPKKSVKPPMPPTSKPSEAPEECQTTQSPDEGLPSETEPSPQKVLKPPMPPSKEAETAAAFAGDQLPDETSTDRSPEKKVLKPPMPPSKEAKPTVSAEDQPPGETSPEKKVLKTPMPPSKEAKPTAPAGDQPPRNTSPEGSPEQGFESAPPPTPPGKPIGGSTDNLAKASQSSQEHRPPTPPSKDKKPTQTAVQESTKEASGMRKKGEEDEVEEKEEEGSETIASDVQQSSILEGAEDEESPSSQLTTPMTPLEVKVEPSVTDHPEVTTTTLEEETQKVAKPMAQEQESAPSGGVDISPNEEPQTMKSSQLTVTPSVQTPEPIKKSPGPPRPPTKKKPVVLPPPKAVVVPQDVHLSEPKNQATDKTKNIIITTTPGEKLNSITSPTPAMVTTTSPTEETEDLKVPVVVETKSEFPVVVLSLSDPEPDSSCSSPMSCHLSPEKKSEREEEKSVDSGQHSDIDVDEEWSESRDTLAASTAALMGSQAGLDALMDEDGDTENPGSLGLSTVEDCPSTTQTPQDNHSGLHSTFLQMRVSQASHCPPIPFKPLAKLMSTSLGDLLSEASLGENMKQPITDVSVTKATVGPQNLTDLENEVALKLENTEELLGSVVPKGSTEVGQNSALAEGNSLEDRSPEELLARAMEKLRKADQFLRQAKHIKDSKHSENTAKRNSW